The following proteins are co-located in the Granulicella pectinivorans genome:
- a CDS encoding ABC transporter permease, which produces MGCEEMMSGLWQDVKYGVRQMMRSPGFTVTAILTLALGIGANTAIFTVFNQVLLRMLPVEKPEELQQVTYTGTNMGRMSVFGGDSSMYFSYPMYKKLRDKNEAFRGLFANVETSVGVLVKNESESVDTEMVSGNYFQVLGVPAAAGRTLLPSDDVVKNGSPVVVLSDAFWKAKFAGDKGVVGSTLLVNGQPFTVVGVAPAGFSSAINGFRPKLFVPITMRAEVNPGLDDLDDERSMYLNVVGRLKPGVSAAAATAGLTVLWKQLRAEELARMHMHSAKFADRFVAKSEIKLVPDAKGFSPLRDQLQTPLKILMGMVLLLAAMTCMNLANLLMVRGAGRTREFAVRFALGAARGRIVQQMLVEGVVLGGLGGAIGLALAPTAATFLVRKITDSTGETAFKTMPDAWVLGFTLVLSLGISVLFSLAPAWQMMKPDMVESLKTKAGGMLGGAQRFRTAAIALQIGLSVLLLSGAGLFVRTLHQLKGQDMGLSTDHLVEFSVDTTLSGIPTTDTVAYQSRVRAALQALPGVKAVGGTTDQILAGNSSQGNITVEGYQPAPDENMDTEVAGVTPGYREALGISLLAGRDFTEADAKGAPKVAMINRSLAVKYFGSVEKALGHMITQGGGDKVKLDTQIVGVVADTKMRGVRAGTVPFLMQPFDQVSHGMEGMEYYVKTTQAPEAAENMIRGAVHGVDPKLIADSMKTMDEQIDSNISNERMIALLAACFAMVALLTTAVGLYGVLAFATAQRTREIGIRMALGAQRWGVVRMVLGDMAKVAGVGIVVALPVSVAVARQLKSQMFEVSAFDPITMAGCVVVTGVMVLVAAAIPARRAATVEPTEALRTE; this is translated from the coding sequence ATGGGCTGTGAGGAAATGATGAGCGGACTTTGGCAGGATGTGAAGTATGGGGTGAGGCAGATGATGCGGTCGCCGGGGTTTACGGTGACGGCGATTCTTACGCTGGCGCTTGGGATCGGTGCGAATACGGCGATCTTTACCGTGTTCAACCAGGTGCTGCTTCGCATGCTGCCGGTAGAGAAGCCGGAAGAGTTGCAGCAGGTGACGTATACGGGCACGAACATGGGCCGGATGAGTGTGTTTGGCGGCGACAGCTCCATGTACTTCTCGTACCCGATGTATAAGAAGCTGCGGGACAAGAACGAGGCGTTCCGCGGCTTGTTTGCCAACGTGGAGACGTCGGTTGGCGTGCTGGTGAAGAACGAGTCGGAGTCGGTGGACACGGAGATGGTGAGCGGCAACTACTTCCAGGTGCTGGGTGTTCCGGCGGCTGCGGGGCGGACGCTGTTGCCGTCCGATGATGTGGTGAAGAACGGCAGTCCGGTGGTGGTGCTGAGCGATGCGTTCTGGAAGGCGAAGTTTGCGGGTGACAAGGGTGTGGTGGGCTCGACGCTGCTGGTGAACGGGCAGCCGTTCACGGTGGTGGGCGTGGCTCCGGCGGGTTTTTCGAGTGCGATCAATGGGTTCAGGCCGAAGCTGTTTGTGCCGATCACGATGCGGGCGGAGGTGAACCCTGGGTTGGACGATTTGGATGACGAGAGGTCGATGTACCTGAACGTGGTTGGACGGTTGAAGCCTGGGGTATCGGCTGCGGCGGCTACGGCGGGACTGACGGTGCTGTGGAAGCAACTGCGCGCGGAAGAGCTGGCGCGGATGCATATGCACTCGGCGAAGTTCGCGGATCGTTTTGTGGCGAAGTCCGAGATCAAGCTGGTGCCGGATGCGAAGGGCTTCTCGCCGCTGCGCGACCAGTTGCAGACGCCGTTGAAGATTTTGATGGGCATGGTGCTTTTGCTGGCAGCGATGACCTGCATGAACCTTGCGAATCTGCTGATGGTGCGTGGTGCCGGGCGTACGCGGGAGTTCGCGGTGCGGTTTGCGCTGGGCGCGGCGCGTGGCCGGATTGTGCAGCAGATGCTGGTGGAGGGCGTAGTGCTGGGCGGGCTGGGCGGCGCGATCGGGCTGGCGCTTGCGCCTACGGCGGCTACCTTCCTGGTGAGGAAGATCACGGACTCGACGGGCGAGACGGCGTTCAAGACGATGCCGGATGCGTGGGTGCTGGGTTTCACGCTGGTTTTGTCGTTGGGGATCAGCGTGCTGTTCAGCCTGGCTCCGGCGTGGCAGATGATGAAGCCGGATATGGTGGAGTCGCTGAAGACGAAGGCCGGCGGCATGCTGGGTGGAGCGCAGCGGTTCCGGACGGCGGCGATTGCGTTGCAGATTGGTCTGAGCGTGCTGCTGCTGAGCGGTGCGGGGTTGTTTGTGAGGACTCTGCACCAGTTGAAGGGGCAGGATATGGGGCTGTCCACGGATCACCTGGTGGAGTTCTCGGTGGACACGACACTGTCGGGAATTCCGACGACGGATACGGTTGCTTACCAGAGCAGGGTGAGGGCTGCGTTGCAGGCTTTGCCGGGCGTGAAGGCGGTGGGTGGGACGACGGACCAGATCCTGGCGGGGAACTCTTCGCAGGGGAATATTACGGTGGAGGGATATCAACCGGCTCCGGACGAGAACATGGATACGGAGGTGGCGGGTGTGACGCCGGGGTACCGCGAGGCGCTTGGGATCAGCCTGCTGGCGGGGCGTGATTTTACGGAGGCCGATGCGAAGGGTGCGCCGAAGGTGGCGATGATCAACAGGTCGCTGGCGGTGAAGTACTTCGGGTCGGTGGAGAAGGCGCTGGGCCACATGATTACGCAGGGCGGCGGCGACAAGGTGAAGCTGGACACGCAGATTGTGGGCGTGGTGGCGGATACGAAGATGCGCGGCGTGCGGGCGGGAACGGTGCCGTTTCTGATGCAGCCGTTCGACCAGGTGAGCCATGGGATGGAGGGGATGGAGTATTACGTGAAGACGACGCAGGCTCCGGAGGCTGCGGAGAACATGATCCGCGGCGCGGTGCATGGGGTGGATCCGAAGCTGATCGCGGACTCGATGAAGACGATGGATGAGCAGATTGATTCGAACATCTCGAATGAGCGGATGATCGCGCTGCTGGCGGCGTGCTTTGCGATGGTCGCGCTGCTGACGACGGCGGTCGGTTTGTATGGTGTGCTGGCGTTCGCGACGGCGCAGAGGACGCGGGAGATCGGGATACGGATGGCCCTGGGCGCGCAGCGCTGGGGTGTGGTGCGGATGGTGCTGGGCGATATGGCGAAGGTAGCGGGCGTGGGGATTGTGGTTGCCTTGCCGGTTTCTGTGGCCGTGGCACGGCAGTTGAAGAGCCAGATGTTCGAGGTGTCGGCGTTCGATCCGATCACGATGGCGGGATGCGTGGTTGTGACGGGCGTGATGGTGCTGGTGGCTGCGGCGATTCCGGCGCGGCGGGCAGCTACGGTTGAGCCTACGGAAGCGTTGCGAACAGAGTAA